Sequence from the Longimicrobium sp. genome:
CACAGATGCACGCCTTAATGCTCGGCCGGTGGCGGGTGGCGGAGGCTGACCAGAATGTAGTACCCTCCCATGTGCGACGTTCTTTCGATGTAGCCCGTTCAATACTCCAGCCTTCGCGCCCTCGCCCGCGGCAACAATGGCCGCACCGGCCCAGCGAACGGACCGCCCCGGATTCGGGTGCGGTCCGTTCGCGTCTTCCTGAGCGCCGCACGTCATCCAAACCATCCGCTCCCGCCGCGCATCATAGGGTGGTCCAGGCTGCACGACGCTGCCTGTTGAGTCCCCGACTGGCCCGGAGCGTACCGATGCGCACTTCCGTTCTCCTTCTCCCGATGGTTTCCCTCCTGCTCGCCACGCCCGCGCTCGCCCAGCGCTCGGCGGATGAGTGGGTGGAGCAGTGCCGGCGCAACTACCGCCACAACAACGATCGCGTCACGCATTGCGAGGTGCGCGAAACCCGCATTCCGGCGCGCGGCTCGCTGACGATCGACGCCGGGCAGAACGGTGGCGTGTCGGTTCGCACCCACGAGGGGCGCGACGTGGTGGTGCAGGCGCGCGTGCAGACCTGGGCCGGCAGCGACGAGCGCGCGCGGTCGACGGCGCAGCAGATCCGCGTGAACACGGGCGGCACCATCAGCGCCAGCGGTCCGGAGATGGGGAACAACAGCGGCTGGGCCGTGAACTACGAGATCCTCGTTCCGGCGCGCACCAACCTTGACGTGCGCACGCACAACGGGCCCATCAACGTGGAGCGCGTGTCGGGGACGATGAACCTGCGCGCCCACAACGGCCCGCTGAACCTGTCGGAGCTGTCCGGAAACGTCACCGCGCGGACGCAGAACGGGCCGGTGAACGTGCGGCTGACCGGCCGCCGCTGGACGGGTGAGCGGCTGGATGCGGAGACGGTGAACGGCCCGGTGAGCGTCCGCATGCCGGATGGATACGCGGCGCACCTGGAGGCCCGCACGGTGCACGGCCCGGTGAACGTTCCGCGCGCCCTTCGCCCCGCGGACCAGCGCCGCCCCGGCGAGCGCGGCTGGCGGCCGGGTGCCAACATCAACACCGACATCAACGGGGGCGGCCCCACCATCCGCGCCGTCACCACCAACGGCCCGATCAACATCCAGGAAGGCTGACCCGCCACCGCGCGGACGATACGAAAGAGGCGCCCCTTCTGCGGGGGCGCCTCTTTTGTCATCGCGGCTCGTCGCCGGCGGCTTCGGGGAACTCGAACTCGAACACCATTCCGCAGCGGTTGCAAAGGAACGAGCGGTCCCACTTGCGGACGGCGTCCTCCCACTGTTCCCGCCGGTCGCGGTACCGGCGGGCCAGCAGCCAGGCCGCGCCAAGCACCAGCAGCCCCGTCAGCGGCCGCGCCACGGCCAGCATCCGCGCGCTTGCCAGGTGCGGGGCAATGTGGCCCAGGAAGATGCTCAGCATGTACAGCAGAAAGACGGCGAACGCGATCATCCCCCACCGGGGCGGGGCCGGCGGGCCGAGCGACCGGGCGAGCTCCGACTGGATGGTCCCGTGCGAGGAAATCCGCCGGTTGCGGGCCCAGAGCGGCGCACCGCTGAAGATGGCGAGCCCCGTGGGCGTGCTCTCGCTCTCGATGTGGATGTGCGAGCTGCCTTCCGCGCGCACCAGGTCCAGGTCGCGCACGTTCTCGGTGCCGCAACGTGGACACTTCAACTCGGAGTTCAACGAAACGCTCCCGTTCAGGCGCCGGGTCGTGATCGGCTCTCGGCCCGGGCGCATGCCCCTGTCGGCACGGCGGTTCCAACGGAACGTACATCGCACGGAGGCCGGCTGGCAACGTCGCACGCGCTTTGCCGGGCCGGGACTTGCAGCGGAGGGGCGCGACGAAGATCCATCCACGACACCGGACAGCGGGAGGGCGGATGCGGCTGGGGATGGTGGGGCTCGGAAAGATGGGCGGCAACATGGCGCAGCGGCTGACCCGCGGCGGGCACGAGCTCGTGGTGTTCGACCGCGACCCCGAGGTCACGCGCGCCGTGGCCGAGGCGTCGGGCGCGAAGGCTGCGGCTTCGCTGCAGGAACTGGTGGCCGCGCTGGATGGGCCACGGGCCGTGTGGGTGATGGTGCCCGCGGGCCCGCCGACGGAGCAGGTGCTGAGCGACCTGGCAGACATCTGCGATCCCGGCGACGTGCTGATCGACGGCGGCAACAGCAACTACAACGACAGCAAGCGCCGCGCGGCCGAGCTGGAAACGCGCGGGCTGCGGCTGATGGACGCCGGCACCAGCGGCGGCATCTGGGGGCTGGAGAACGGCTACTGCCTGATGGTGGGCGGCGCGCCGGAGGCCGCGGCGGTGTGCGAGCCCGTGTTCCGGACGCTCGCCCCCGAGGGCGGCTACGCGCACGTGGGGCCCAGCGGCTCCGGCCACTTCGCCAAGATGGTGCACAACGGCATCGAGTACGGGCTGCTGCAGGCGTACGCCGAGGGCTTCGAGATCCTCCACAAGTCCGGCTTCGAGTACGACCTGGAGGGGATCGCCTCGCTCTGGAACCACGGCAGCGTGGTGCGCTCGTGGCTGCTGGAACTGCTGGAGCGCGCGTACGCCGAAGAGGGCCCGGCGCTGGAGCGGATCAAGGACTGGGTGGCGGATTCGGGCGAGGGGCGGTGGACGGTGGAAACCGCGATGGCGCTGGACGTGCCCGCGCCCGTCATCACCCTGTCGCTGCTGGCGCGCTTCCGCTCGCGCCAGGAGCAGTCGTACTCGGCGCAGGTGGTGGCCGCGCTGCGCAACCAGTTCGGCGGCCACTCCATCAAGACGACGGACGGGGCGGGGGGCGCGTGAGCGGCGAGGTGAAGGACGAGGGCCGGCCGGACCTGGGCGACGTTCCCGCCGCGCCGCCCGCGGGAGAAACGCCGCTGCGCACGCCCATGACCGAGGCCGGCGCCCGGGTGCGCACGCCGGACCCGCTGGCGCTGGTGATCTTCGGCGGCACGGGCGACCTGACGCGCCGCAAGCTGATGCCCGCGCTCTGGGCCCTGCGCGCCGACGGGCTGCTGCCGGAGGGCTTCGCCATCATCGGCAACTCGCGCGAGGAGATCGGCGAGGACGACTTCCGCGAGCGGATGCGGGGCGCGCTCGCGGAGTTCGACGAGGAGCCCGACGCGGACGACTGGGCCGGGTTCTCGCGGCGTATCCGCTACGTGCACGGTTCCACGGACGATCCCGGGACGTTCGATCGGCTGAAGCAGGTGCTGGAGGAGGTGGAGCGCGACTGCGGCACGCAGGGCAACCGCATGTTCTACCTGGCGCTCCCGCCCTCCGTCATCGCCCAGACGGCGCAGGGACTGGGCGGCGCCGGGCTGGTGACGGGGCCCAAGGACGCGGCGTGGACGCGGATCATCGTCGAAAAGCCGTTCGGCCGCGACCTGGAGAGCGCGCAGGGGCTGAACGCCAGCCTGCTGGAGGTGTTCCGCGAGCGGCAGATCTTCCGCATCGACCACTACCTGGGCAAGGAAACGCTGCAGAACCTGCTGGTGTTCCGGTTCGCGAACACCATCTGGGAGCCGCTGTGGAGCCGCAACTACGTGGACCACGTGCAGATCACCGTGGCCGAGAGCGTGGGCGTGGAGGGGCGCGCCGGCTACTACGACCGCAGCGGCGCCCTGCGCGACATGATCCAGAGCCACCTCCTGCAGATCCTCACGCTCGTCGCGATGGAGCCGCCGGCCTCGTACGACGCCGACTCCATCCGCAACGAAAAGGTGAAGGTGCTGCAGTCCATCCCCCTGCTGCAGGGCGACGACATCGGCCGCTGGGCGGTACGTGGCCGATACGGTGCGTCGGGGAAGGGC
This genomic interval carries:
- the gnd gene encoding phosphogluconate dehydrogenase (NAD(+)-dependent, decarboxylating) yields the protein MRLGMVGLGKMGGNMAQRLTRGGHELVVFDRDPEVTRAVAEASGAKAAASLQELVAALDGPRAVWVMVPAGPPTEQVLSDLADICDPGDVLIDGGNSNYNDSKRRAAELETRGLRLMDAGTSGGIWGLENGYCLMVGGAPEAAAVCEPVFRTLAPEGGYAHVGPSGSGHFAKMVHNGIEYGLLQAYAEGFEILHKSGFEYDLEGIASLWNHGSVVRSWLLELLERAYAEEGPALERIKDWVADSGEGRWTVETAMALDVPAPVITLSLLARFRSRQEQSYSAQVVAALRNQFGGHSIKTTDGAGGA
- the zwf gene encoding glucose-6-phosphate dehydrogenase — encoded protein: MSGEVKDEGRPDLGDVPAAPPAGETPLRTPMTEAGARVRTPDPLALVIFGGTGDLTRRKLMPALWALRADGLLPEGFAIIGNSREEIGEDDFRERMRGALAEFDEEPDADDWAGFSRRIRYVHGSTDDPGTFDRLKQVLEEVERDCGTQGNRMFYLALPPSVIAQTAQGLGGAGLVTGPKDAAWTRIIVEKPFGRDLESAQGLNASLLEVFRERQIFRIDHYLGKETLQNLLVFRFANTIWEPLWSRNYVDHVQITVAESVGVEGRAGYYDRSGALRDMIQSHLLQILTLVAMEPPASYDADSIRNEKVKVLQSIPLLQGDDIGRWAVRGRYGASGKGGEDDRAYLDEKNVPEESRTETYAAVRLTVDNWRWEGVPFYLRTGKKLAGKQSEVVIRFRPAPHPIRDLVHCDSPAPNALVLHIQPDEGMSLFFEAKEPGIRGPLRAVSMDFDYKRAFGVESPEAYQRLLLDAMLGDATLFARRDEVEAAWTLVTPILEAWERQGEPEEYPAGSWGPRCADELLAQEGRSWHQPTG